A single Crateriforma conspicua DNA region contains:
- a CDS encoding serine/threonine-protein kinase, which translates to MNTEESIFARAIELPESQRADYLRQACQDDATLRGRLEKLLAAHDNDDGFLDLDPRETLDQSTSVGAGQDIGPYRLLQKLGEGGFGVVYMAEQRHPVRRQVALKVIKPGMDSKAVVARFEAERQALAMMDHPNIASVFDGGAVADGDRPYFVMELVKGVPITEFCDANALSTSERLELFVSVCNAVHHAHQKGVIHRDIKPSNVMVTLHDGRPVVKVIDFGVAKALHQRLTEKTLFTQYGMMVGTPQYMSPEQAEISGLDVDTRSDVYSLAVLLYELMTGTTPLQAESLREAGYQELQRMIREEEPVKPSKRLSSSGQKLTVLAKHRSISPDRLSREIQGDLDWIVMKGLEKDRRRRYDSASGLATDIRRALSNEPVLAGPPSFSYRAKKFLVRHRRHVASAALLAIVVATIGSVVWLQQSQARAVRGQDEHRLAGAVEQAGTALAALTGASPADERWTGAQYLADQVQLLATESNVGDESLQQADAFLRHYQSIQQDRQFALAMENLLIERGTRRDLPSWLAMEEELRRILRDRGYDVDRVPALQLGRRMHEDPSSFQLADALELWIAARQRAADLGGPELTESQRRDWTDAMSIADPDPLRVAIRKVIYSPGPPDESALEEVVRRSNLAKKCPRKLSWLAESYRSLGNEERSEEIQRYALMQHPADLMLNFEYATTLMNEGRYEHAIRYYMRCTALRPNVAGIWRSLADAFVASGETDAANDAMKIAIGLERASS; encoded by the coding sequence ATGAACACCGAAGAGTCTATTTTTGCCCGGGCGATAGAATTGCCAGAGTCCCAGCGTGCGGACTACTTGCGTCAGGCTTGCCAGGACGATGCGACACTGCGGGGGCGTTTGGAGAAACTGCTTGCCGCCCACGACAACGACGACGGATTTTTGGATCTGGATCCTCGCGAAACCTTGGACCAATCCACCAGTGTCGGCGCCGGCCAGGACATCGGGCCGTATCGCCTGCTGCAAAAGTTGGGCGAAGGCGGATTCGGCGTCGTTTATATGGCCGAGCAACGCCACCCGGTCCGCCGCCAGGTCGCGCTGAAGGTCATCAAGCCGGGGATGGATTCCAAGGCCGTGGTGGCTCGCTTCGAAGCCGAACGTCAAGCCTTGGCGATGATGGACCACCCCAACATCGCCAGTGTTTTTGACGGCGGTGCGGTCGCCGACGGAGACCGCCCGTACTTTGTGATGGAGCTGGTCAAAGGCGTGCCGATTACGGAATTTTGTGACGCCAATGCTCTGTCAACGTCCGAACGTTTGGAGCTTTTCGTTTCCGTCTGCAACGCGGTTCACCACGCGCACCAAAAAGGTGTCATTCACCGCGACATCAAACCGTCCAATGTGATGGTCACGTTGCATGATGGTCGGCCCGTGGTGAAAGTGATCGACTTTGGTGTCGCCAAGGCTTTGCATCAACGGCTGACAGAAAAAACACTGTTCACCCAGTACGGAATGATGGTCGGGACGCCTCAGTACATGAGTCCCGAGCAAGCGGAAATCAGCGGTTTGGATGTCGATACACGCAGTGATGTGTATTCGTTGGCGGTTCTGTTGTACGAACTGATGACCGGTACAACGCCGCTGCAAGCCGAATCGTTGCGTGAAGCGGGTTACCAAGAATTGCAGCGGATGATCCGCGAAGAAGAACCGGTCAAACCGAGCAAACGCTTGAGTTCGTCCGGGCAAAAGCTGACCGTCTTGGCGAAGCATCGCAGCATCAGCCCCGATCGTTTGTCACGCGAAATTCAAGGCGATTTGGATTGGATCGTGATGAAGGGCTTGGAAAAGGACCGCCGTCGCCGCTATGACTCCGCCAGTGGTCTGGCAACCGACATTCGGCGTGCGCTATCCAACGAACCGGTGCTGGCGGGACCACCATCGTTTTCCTATCGCGCAAAGAAATTCCTTGTCCGCCATCGACGCCACGTCGCTTCGGCGGCTTTGTTGGCGATCGTTGTGGCGACCATCGGTTCGGTGGTTTGGTTACAGCAATCCCAGGCACGGGCCGTGCGCGGGCAAGACGAGCATCGTTTGGCCGGTGCGGTTGAACAGGCCGGCACGGCGTTGGCCGCGTTGACAGGAGCATCTCCGGCCGACGAACGCTGGACCGGCGCCCAGTATCTGGCCGATCAGGTGCAATTGTTGGCAACCGAGTCGAATGTCGGCGATGAATCGCTGCAGCAGGCTGATGCGTTTCTACGTCACTATCAATCGATCCAGCAGGACCGCCAGTTTGCTTTGGCGATGGAAAACCTGTTGATCGAACGGGGCACCCGGCGGGATTTGCCGAGTTGGCTGGCAATGGAAGAAGAGTTGCGGCGAATTTTGCGTGACCGTGGATACGACGTCGATCGTGTGCCCGCGCTGCAACTCGGGCGTCGCATGCATGAGGACCCGTCCAGTTTTCAATTGGCGGACGCCTTGGAACTATGGATCGCCGCCCGTCAGCGTGCCGCTGATTTGGGAGGCCCCGAATTGACCGAATCGCAGCGTCGGGATTGGACCGACGCGATGTCGATCGCCGACCCGGATCCGCTGAGGGTTGCGATTCGGAAGGTCATCTATTCACCAGGACCACCCGACGAATCGGCATTGGAAGAGGTGGTTCGGCGTAGCAATCTGGCAAAAAAGTGTCCGCGAAAGCTTTCTTGGCTGGCGGAATCCTATCGGTCGCTTGGCAACGAAGAACGATCCGAAGAAATCCAGCGGTATGCGTTGATGCAGCACCCGGCCGATTTGATGCTGAACTTTGAGTATGCAACGACGCTGATGAACGAAGGTCGATATGAGCACGCCATTCGTTACTACATGCGGTGCACGGCGTTGCGTCCGAATGTTGCCGGCATTTGGAGGAGCTTGGCTGACGCGTTCGTCGCCAGCGGTGAGACCGACGCCGCCAATGATGCGATGAAGATCGCCATCGGTTTGGAACGGGCGTCGTCTTAG
- a CDS encoding ECF-type sigma factor produces the protein MKQITEILDSLESGDATAASDLLPLVYDELRKLAAARLIQERPDHSLQATALVHEAWMRIAGEEAGDQKKWNSRGHFFAAAAEAMRRILIEHARAAKAQKRGGGRARIELDTWNHPAASQPEKLIALDEALEKLQNQDPVKAELVKLKFFAGLTIKESAAALDISTATAERYWAYARAWLQAEMQ, from the coding sequence TTGAAACAAATCACTGAGATTCTTGATTCGTTGGAATCGGGCGATGCGACGGCGGCAAGTGATTTACTGCCGTTGGTGTATGACGAACTGCGAAAGCTTGCCGCCGCGAGGCTGATTCAAGAGCGTCCCGATCATTCATTGCAGGCGACGGCCTTGGTCCACGAAGCTTGGATGCGGATCGCAGGCGAAGAAGCCGGCGATCAGAAAAAGTGGAACTCGCGTGGGCACTTCTTTGCCGCCGCCGCCGAAGCGATGCGTCGTATCTTGATCGAACACGCGCGAGCCGCCAAAGCTCAGAAACGTGGTGGCGGGCGAGCCAGAATTGAACTGGATACATGGAATCATCCGGCCGCATCGCAACCCGAAAAGCTAATCGCGTTGGACGAGGCTTTGGAAAAGCTGCAGAACCAGGATCCGGTGAAAGCCGAGTTGGTCAAGTTGAAGTTCTTCGCCGGTTTGACGATCAAGGAATCCGCCGCTGCGTTGGACATATCCACCGCGACGGCGGAACGGTACTGGGCCTACGCGCGGGCCTGGTTGCAGGCCGAAATGCAGTAG
- a CDS encoding DUF4437 domain-containing protein encodes MKLTPGPHFARVWAAFGLACLAAGNAAADDSGSATEVVMASDVVWQPLNPARGDKGPKAGTLWGDQTKDGASGFLVKFVDGFSSPPHIHNITYRGVVIAGALHNDDPDAAPMWMPAGSYWMQPAGEVHITAARGASVAFLEIQSGPYLVKPPKESFDNGQRPLNLDATNRVWLDATSSDWINRSGETKKPGDGPELSLLWGDTTEGNVNASLLQLPGGFHGVLSDDSTFRAVVIQGDLTLSLSDQRGEQSLTPGSYFGSHGTASHKVQTDDGCLIYVRNEGGFEVASR; translated from the coding sequence ATGAAGTTGACACCTGGACCACACTTTGCCCGCGTTTGGGCCGCTTTCGGGCTTGCCTGCCTCGCTGCCGGAAACGCGGCGGCCGACGATTCCGGCTCGGCGACGGAGGTCGTCATGGCTTCGGATGTCGTATGGCAGCCCTTGAATCCGGCACGCGGTGACAAAGGTCCCAAAGCCGGAACACTGTGGGGAGATCAGACGAAGGATGGAGCGTCGGGATTCTTGGTCAAGTTTGTTGACGGGTTTTCGTCTCCACCCCACATCCACAACATCACTTATCGCGGTGTTGTCATTGCCGGTGCCTTGCACAACGACGATCCCGATGCCGCACCGATGTGGATGCCGGCGGGATCTTATTGGATGCAACCGGCCGGTGAGGTGCATATCACCGCTGCGCGTGGGGCCAGCGTTGCATTCTTGGAAATCCAGTCGGGACCCTATCTGGTAAAACCGCCGAAAGAATCCTTCGACAACGGGCAGCGGCCGCTCAACCTGGACGCGACCAATCGTGTTTGGCTGGATGCAACTTCCAGCGACTGGATCAACCGTTCTGGCGAAACGAAGAAGCCCGGCGATGGTCCCGAGTTGTCGCTGCTGTGGGGCGATACGACCGAAGGCAATGTTAACGCGTCGTTGTTGCAACTGCCCGGGGGTTTTCACGGTGTGTTGAGCGACGATTCCACCTTTCGTGCCGTGGTCATTCAAGGTGATTTGACGCTTTCGCTTTCGGATCAGCGAGGCGAGCAATCCCTGACACCGGGCAGCTATTTCGGGTCCCACGGTACAGCATCGCACAAGGTGCAAACGGACGACGGTTGCCTGATCTATGTCCGCAACGAAGGCGGCTTTGAAGTGGCATCACGCTGA
- a CDS encoding SDR family oxidoreductase encodes MPDNIRNQTLLITGANRGIGKEILDQVIRRDAKKVYAAVRDPRSVAPLIAQHGERVVAVRVDLNDPNSIIEAAGVAKDVDIVINSAGIMKMKSALEPDAIDALQAEIEINVYGLMRVAQAFAPVLNQNGGGVFVQLNSVASVKASANFATYCASKAASYSITQGLRDLLSRQGTRVISAHPGPTQTDMGASAGFGDFATPVSQVADAILDAIDGEAFHAWVGPLAQMVSRSYQAFVDNVIDGDMQAIRAQAFGIDEQQNVSN; translated from the coding sequence ATGCCCGATAACATTCGAAACCAAACTCTATTGATCACTGGTGCCAACCGAGGCATCGGCAAAGAAATTTTGGACCAAGTGATTCGGCGTGACGCGAAGAAGGTTTACGCCGCCGTGCGTGACCCTCGATCCGTTGCACCTTTGATTGCCCAGCACGGCGAACGTGTCGTGGCTGTCCGCGTGGATCTGAACGATCCCAACAGCATCATCGAAGCGGCGGGCGTCGCAAAGGATGTTGATATCGTGATCAACAGCGCGGGAATCATGAAGATGAAGTCGGCGTTGGAGCCTGATGCCATCGATGCACTGCAGGCGGAGATCGAAATCAATGTCTATGGATTGATGCGTGTGGCCCAAGCATTCGCACCCGTTCTGAATCAGAACGGCGGCGGAGTCTTTGTCCAACTGAACAGTGTCGCGTCGGTCAAAGCGTCCGCGAACTTTGCGACGTACTGCGCGTCGAAAGCGGCCAGTTACTCAATCACCCAAGGGCTGCGAGACTTGTTGAGCCGACAAGGCACGCGGGTGATCAGTGCTCACCCCGGTCCGACGCAAACGGACATGGGAGCGTCGGCGGGATTCGGAGACTTTGCGACCCCGGTATCCCAGGTCGCCGATGCCATTTTGGATGCGATTGATGGCGAAGCGTTTCATGCGTGGGTCGGGCCTTTGGCACAAATGGTCAGCCGCTCTTATCAAGCCTTCGTCGACAACGTGATCGATGGCGATATGCAAGCGATTCGCGCTCAAGCCTTCGGTATCGACGAACAGCAAAACGTATCCAACTGA
- a CDS encoding sulfite exporter TauE/SafE family protein, giving the protein MTSIFRTLLALVMVMIATCGATALQADDPTSAGTLMTTSAVSGEAGISDPMDNADPNGIGHGWAMLIAVVALIAFAAGFVHSGIGFGFGIVAIGLMPLVIDARQTHLLVSLCAVPVQMGTVWAYRKGVVWRPLLFALAGALVGLPLGLWLFHSINLDWLTRGTGVALLLMIGYSFHNRKASRNRADLAVQESADGSSDVASDRKDAGGATGIGVASGFLMGAVTMPGPPVVAYALQRDWDQEQFKAFVNQFLLALSVFKILGLLVSTEISRQSTIEALLLIPAALLGIAVGKRFSTRLSAGGFRSMVAAGLAFVAVLLIAKGAG; this is encoded by the coding sequence ATGACAAGTATTTTCCGAACGCTGCTCGCACTGGTGATGGTGATGATCGCAACGTGCGGCGCTACCGCATTGCAGGCGGACGATCCGACGTCGGCCGGGACATTAATGACGACCAGCGCGGTGTCCGGTGAGGCCGGCATTTCAGATCCGATGGACAATGCAGATCCGAATGGCATCGGCCATGGGTGGGCGATGCTGATCGCGGTTGTTGCGTTGATTGCTTTTGCGGCAGGTTTCGTGCACAGCGGGATCGGATTCGGGTTCGGCATCGTTGCCATCGGCTTGATGCCGCTGGTCATTGATGCACGCCAAACGCATTTGTTGGTCAGCCTTTGTGCGGTGCCGGTTCAAATGGGAACCGTTTGGGCGTATCGAAAAGGAGTTGTCTGGCGTCCGCTACTTTTTGCTTTGGCCGGTGCTCTGGTCGGTTTGCCTTTGGGGCTGTGGCTGTTCCATTCGATCAACCTTGATTGGCTAACGCGGGGAACCGGCGTCGCATTGCTTCTGATGATCGGGTACTCGTTTCACAATCGAAAAGCGTCGCGGAATCGTGCGGACTTGGCAGTACAAGAATCGGCCGACGGATCATCGGACGTTGCGAGTGATCGGAAGGATGCCGGGGGAGCGACCGGAATCGGCGTGGCGTCAGGTTTCCTAATGGGGGCGGTCACCATGCCTGGACCGCCTGTTGTCGCGTATGCACTGCAGAGGGATTGGGACCAGGAACAATTCAAGGCATTTGTGAACCAGTTTCTGTTGGCCCTGTCGGTTTTCAAAATTCTTGGGCTGCTGGTTTCCACCGAGATCAGCCGTCAGTCAACGATCGAAGCGCTGTTGTTGATTCCTGCCGCGTTGCTTGGGATTGCGGTTGGTAAACGATTCAGCACCCGCCTTTCCGCCGGTGGATTTCGAAGCATGGTGGCGGCCGGCTTGGCATTCGTCGCGGTGTTATTGATCGCCAAAGGTGCGGGATGA